The following proteins are encoded in a genomic region of Chroogloeocystis siderophila 5.2 s.c.1:
- a CDS encoding FAD-dependent oxidoreductase, which produces MQILTADVLVVGGSTGGTVAAIASARRGAKTILVSEFPWLGGMLTSAGVCAPDGNELESFQTGLWGAFLKDLQLRQPGGLDNSWVSFFSYDPRIGARIFAEWVQALPNLHWIRGDVPLEVYRQGGCITGIRFRKFAVTAKITLDATELGDLLALADVPYRWGWEFQSAWNELSAPVEPNALTAQYPVQAPTWVIVMQDYGTDIAPEIAPAPNYDASKFTRAWENYSVEQFLNYGRLPENRFMINWPVHGNDYGVEVERLITSETKRNEFLQECFWHSQNFAYFIQSQMSRRYGLADVFDTGLAMHPYYRESRRVIGLETLCEQDILPIPTGQVAALKPDAIAFGNYPNDHHYPGFEFPLAPKSLRWGGRWTGTPFTIPYGCLIPATIDGLMVCEKNISVSHIANGATRLQPVVMGIGQAAGMAAALCVEQRCQPRDLAVRTLQEALLVEKAAIAPLFNLPPQHPEWLYWQKYYLDNPEKYPIDGNCPCVVYQDMPPDTTTNFSGTFYRHNIQNYTILIDSPTESCGSWVLVTLRSHIDQQLQNYTHAKQISVYGRLNYAGKWLLVEEIAD; this is translated from the coding sequence GCAAAAACAATCTTAGTGAGTGAATTTCCCTGGTTAGGCGGAATGTTGACATCGGCTGGGGTATGTGCACCGGATGGTAATGAGTTAGAATCCTTTCAAACAGGTCTTTGGGGTGCGTTCTTAAAGGATTTACAGCTGCGACAACCTGGAGGATTAGATAATAGTTGGGTAAGTTTTTTCAGCTACGATCCTCGTATCGGGGCGCGGATTTTTGCAGAGTGGGTGCAAGCATTACCCAATCTGCATTGGATTCGTGGCGACGTTCCTTTAGAAGTTTATCGCCAAGGCGGTTGTATTACTGGCATTCGTTTTCGTAAGTTCGCAGTGACAGCAAAAATAACTCTCGATGCTACCGAATTGGGAGATCTCCTTGCTTTAGCGGATGTTCCTTATCGCTGGGGTTGGGAATTTCAGTCAGCGTGGAACGAACTAAGTGCGCCAGTAGAACCTAACGCTTTAACTGCACAATACCCCGTTCAAGCACCGACTTGGGTTATCGTTATGCAAGATTATGGTACAGATATAGCACCAGAAATTGCACCCGCACCGAATTACGATGCATCAAAGTTTACTCGTGCGTGGGAAAACTACAGTGTAGAGCAATTTTTAAACTACGGGCGCTTGCCAGAAAATCGATTTATGATTAACTGGCCCGTTCATGGTAACGATTACGGTGTAGAAGTAGAACGTTTAATTACCTCAGAAACAAAGCGAAACGAGTTTCTGCAAGAGTGTTTTTGGCATAGTCAAAATTTCGCTTATTTTATTCAATCGCAAATGAGTCGCCGTTATGGTTTGGCGGATGTTTTTGATACAGGTTTGGCGATGCATCCTTACTACCGAGAAAGTCGCCGTGTTATCGGGTTAGAGACTTTATGCGAACAAGATATCTTACCAATACCAACAGGACAAGTTGCCGCTTTAAAACCTGATGCGATCGCCTTCGGTAACTACCCTAACGATCACCATTATCCAGGCTTTGAGTTTCCGCTTGCGCCAAAATCATTGCGTTGGGGCGGGCGTTGGACGGGAACACCGTTTACAATTCCTTACGGTTGTTTGATTCCTGCAACTATTGATGGATTAATGGTGTGTGAAAAGAATATTTCTGTATCGCATATTGCCAACGGAGCGACTCGCTTACAACCTGTTGTCATGGGAATTGGACAAGCGGCGGGTATGGCGGCTGCTTTGTGCGTGGAACAGAGGTGTCAACCCCGCGATTTAGCTGTGAGAACTTTACAAGAAGCATTACTTGTCGAAAAAGCGGCGATCGCTCCTTTATTTAATCTTCCACCACAACATCCTGAGTGGTTATATTGGCAAAAATATTACTTAGATAATCCAGAGAAATACCCAATTGATGGTAATTGTCCGTGTGTTGTGTATCAAGATATGCCGCCAGATACCACAACCAACTTTTCGGGAACTTTTTACAGACATAATATACAAAATTATACCATTTTAATTGATTCACCTACGGAATCTTGCGGTAGTTGGGTGTTAGTGACGTTGCGATCGCATATCGATCAACAATTGCAAAATTACACTCATGCTAAACAGATTAGCGTATACGGACGCTTAAATTATGCAGGTAAGTGGTTGTTAGTTGAAGAAATTGCTGATTAA